A window from Leptothermofonsia sichuanensis E412 encodes these proteins:
- a CDS encoding DUF3172 domain-containing protein, whose product MLSVLIAKGRSLHNFPDLRQATMKRKSRSTSYKYDRDRDFDDYDYEDVPPKRKPSKPSILSATSLAVLAGVFILGIGIGLGFSSVATSGGTGKIVTLSDLESKAPNAEVCVQFGASAIAMDTRIFVTLNPLNVFVSQPTTQPGCVLRSNNWAILEQRGLVNSEQVRDCKHRMNTFGFTGTLESSPKIDCVYQNDAAKNLFLNEPGSGVVKPENQRF is encoded by the coding sequence ATGCTTTCTGTTCTAATCGCGAAGGGGCGATCGCTCCACAACTTTCCTGACCTGAGACAGGCAACTATGAAACGTAAATCCCGGTCTACCAGCTACAAATATGACAGAGACAGAGACTTTGATGATTACGACTATGAGGACGTTCCTCCGAAGCGGAAACCATCCAAGCCTTCCATCTTAAGTGCCACATCACTGGCAGTGCTGGCGGGTGTTTTCATTTTGGGAATTGGAATTGGTCTTGGTTTTAGTTCCGTAGCGACCTCCGGCGGCACTGGCAAGATTGTCACGCTGAGTGACCTGGAGAGTAAAGCACCCAATGCTGAAGTGTGTGTTCAGTTTGGAGCCAGTGCCATCGCCATGGACACACGGATATTTGTGACGTTGAATCCGCTGAATGTCTTTGTCTCCCAACCAACGACTCAACCGGGCTGCGTGCTGCGGAGCAATAACTGGGCAATTCTGGAACAAAGAGGATTGGTGAACTCAGAACAGGTGCGCGATTGTAAGCATCGGATGAACACCTTTGGCTTTACGGGAACCCTCGAATCGTCTCCTAAAATTGACTGTGTTTACCAGAATGACGCGGCAAAAAATCTATTCCTGAATGAACCTGGGAGTGGAGTGGTTAAACCTGAAAACCAGCGATTTTAA
- the cmr1 gene encoding type III-B CRISPR module RAMP protein Cmr1, producing the protein MDITIKTLTPLWTGGVDGKVDRIHETALLGSLRWWMEALVRGMGGKVCDPTEQKCSVKNGLCEVCKIFGAEGQKRRFRLEVLEIGISDAIIKHPITANRTYTANGQQKTPTWYFPDLTFLLSGCKEPSQLHQDLSSVRSSRVVMPQLAMK; encoded by the coding sequence ATGGACATCACAATTAAGACCTTAACGCCTTTGTGGACAGGTGGCGTAGACGGCAAAGTTGACCGCATCCACGAAACCGCCCTCCTGGGAAGCCTGCGCTGGTGGATGGAAGCCCTGGTACGCGGCATGGGTGGAAAGGTTTGCGATCCAACCGAGCAAAAATGCTCAGTGAAAAACGGACTTTGTGAGGTCTGCAAAATTTTTGGTGCAGAGGGTCAGAAACGTCGCTTTCGGCTGGAAGTTCTGGAGATTGGCATATCTGATGCAATTATTAAACACCCTATTACAGCAAATCGAACTTATACAGCGAACGGTCAACAAAAGACACCAACCTGGTATTTCCCGGATCTAACGTTCCTGTTGAGCGGCTGCAAAGAGCCTTCGCAACTCCACCAAGATCTCTCTTCAGTCCGCTCCAGCAGGGTTGTTATGCCGCAGCTAGCGATGAAGTGA
- the tnpC gene encoding IS66 family transposase produces MKELPDLKQLTDSDKDRLIQTLWDELQKLQQKKPKKTSKNSSLPPAQGFKAAVSEPSGSQEINRSASVGRCGGGRKLTPNPDQIIRAEVNRCKTCGVSLSGTLQQLLQRYEKVEIPPIRPVVTQVERYGCTCPGCGEVQLAPVPVGLEPGSPFGDGVAALVTTLRYGHAISYARLSQLMSEVFNLAISEGALASLFQRVKTQLDPSIAAIVQRLRSSRLVGSDETSARLRGKTVWEWVFQNAQVCLHVIRPSRGAEVIEHVMAGHRPEIWVSDLFSAQKKHPASDWQVCLAHQLRDCQYGIDAGDTIFSPRMKRLVLRACAWHRRWEQLSASTQYQYRCRINRELDQALALCPTQADGIRLQTRYRNLREHLFLFLADTTIAPTNNASEQALRMSVIFRKVTNGFRSEWGKDLFADIRSVVNTGKRQGLSAFESISAALNPHQSLFPLS; encoded by the coding sequence ATGAAAGAGCTTCCAGACCTCAAGCAACTCACAGACTCTGATAAGGACAGGCTGATCCAGACACTGTGGGATGAGCTGCAAAAGTTGCAACAAAAGAAGCCGAAAAAGACATCCAAGAATTCCAGTTTACCCCCTGCTCAAGGATTCAAAGCAGCAGTTAGCGAGCCTTCTGGCTCCCAAGAGATAAATCGAAGTGCGAGTGTGGGACGCTGTGGTGGTGGGCGTAAGCTGACTCCGAATCCCGACCAAATTATCCGCGCCGAAGTGAACAGGTGTAAAACTTGTGGTGTGAGTCTGTCTGGAACCCTTCAGCAATTGCTGCAACGCTATGAAAAAGTGGAGATTCCACCGATTCGCCCGGTTGTGACTCAAGTGGAACGGTATGGTTGCACCTGTCCGGGTTGTGGAGAAGTTCAATTGGCTCCAGTTCCGGTGGGACTAGAACCCGGCAGTCCCTTCGGCGATGGGGTGGCGGCCTTAGTCACGACGTTGCGCTACGGTCATGCAATCAGCTATGCGCGGCTGAGTCAACTGATGTCGGAGGTGTTCAATTTAGCGATTTCCGAAGGTGCTTTGGCAAGTCTCTTTCAACGAGTCAAAACGCAATTAGACCCATCGATTGCGGCGATTGTGCAGCGCTTACGCAGTTCCCGACTGGTCGGCAGCGATGAAACCAGTGCGCGGCTGAGAGGCAAGACGGTATGGGAATGGGTGTTTCAAAATGCTCAAGTCTGCTTGCATGTGATTCGCCCGTCCCGTGGGGCAGAGGTGATTGAGCACGTGATGGCAGGGCATCGTCCTGAGATTTGGGTGTCGGATTTGTTCAGCGCTCAAAAGAAACATCCTGCGTCAGATTGGCAAGTCTGCTTAGCCCATCAGTTGCGCGATTGTCAGTATGGCATTGATGCCGGGGATACGATCTTTTCGCCTCGGATGAAGCGGTTAGTCTTACGCGCTTGTGCTTGGCATCGACGCTGGGAGCAATTGTCTGCTTCGACGCAATATCAATATCGCTGCCGGATCAACCGAGAATTAGACCAAGCACTCGCCCTGTGTCCGACTCAAGCCGATGGCATTCGGCTGCAAACGCGCTACCGAAACTTGCGGGAGCATCTGTTTCTATTTTTGGCAGACACAACGATTGCGCCGACCAATAATGCCAGTGAACAGGCGCTGCGGATGAGTGTGATTTTTCGCAAGGTGACCAATGGATTTCGCTCCGAGTGGGGCAAAGATTTGTTCGCCGATATTCGTTCTGTGGTGAATACGGGTAAGCGTCAAGGGCTTTCTGCTTTTGAGTCCATTTCTGCGGCCTTAAACCCTCACCAATCCCTATTCCCGCTGAGTTGA
- a CDS encoding IS630 family transposase (programmed frameshift) has protein sequence MPAPYSYDLRCKAIEAVKQGHRKVDVCRMFNISRHTLDLWLKREAETGDCRAMTGFQRGNRHKITDWPRFREFVKQHGDQTQARLATLWGDNVTQQDISRALRKIGFSRKKTYGYRERDDLKRQEFQERLRSKLPHQVVYVDEAGIDNRDVYPYGYCEVGERFYGLKSGKRTERVSWIAALRENSLFAPMTFAGSCNRDLVEMWLEECLVPQLRPGDVIVIDNASFHHSQTIEEIGTQAGCEIWYLPPYSPDLNPIEHWWFVLKNWMRQRWDEFDNLRDCVDAAFRECPNVTA, from the exons ATGCCCGCCCCCTACAGCTACGACTTGCGTTGCAAAGCGATTGAAGCCGTGAAACAAGGCCACCGCAAAGTTGATGTCTGTCGAATGTTCAACATCAGTCGCCATACCTTAGACCTGTGGTTGAAACGGGAAGCAGAAACGGGAGATTGCCGAGCGATGACTGGGTTTCAGCGCGGAAATCGGCATAAGATTACCGACTGGCCGCGCTTTCGTGAGTTTGTCAAGCAGCATGGGGATCAGACCCAAGCGAGACTGGCAACCCTGTGGGGGGATAATGTGACACAGCAGGACATCAGTCGAGCCTTGCGAAAGATTGGGTTTAGTCGA AAAAAGACCTATGGCTATCGGGAACGAGACGACCTGAAGCGACAGGAGTTTCAAGAGCGCTTGAGGAGTAAGCTGCCGCATCAGGTTGTCTATGTCGATGAAGCAGGCATTGATAATCGAGACGTGTATCCCTACGGCTACTGCGAGGTTGGAGAACGCTTCTATGGGCTTAAATCAGGAAAACGCACCGAACGAGTCAGTTGGATTGCTGCCTTACGAGAGAACAGCCTCTTTGCGCCAATGACCTTTGCTGGCTCGTGCAACCGGGATTTAGTGGAGATGTGGTTGGAGGAGTGCTTAGTCCCCCAACTGCGACCGGGAGATGTGATTGTGATTGACAATGCCAGTTTCCATCATTCTCAAACCATTGAAGAGATCGGGACTCAAGCAGGGTGTGAGATTTGGTATTTACCCCCTTATTCCCCAGACTTGAATCCGATTGAGCATTGGTGGTTTGTGCTCAAAAATTGGATGCGGCAACGCTGGGATGAGTTTGATAACTTGCGCGATTGTGTTGATGCTGCTTTTAGAGAATGCCCTAACGTGACTGCGTAG
- a CDS encoding BrnT family toxin, producing the protein MKFEWDQSKAASNLKKHGVSFEEAKTVFDNPLAVIFDDEAHSVDEQREIIIGHSRQNRLLLIAFTERSGNVRIISARLATRNEREDYEQNAL; encoded by the coding sequence ATGAAGTTTGAGTGGGATCAGTCGAAAGCCGCTAGTAATTTGAAGAAACACGGTGTCAGCTTTGAAGAAGCCAAAACCGTATTCGACAACCCTCTGGCGGTCATTTTTGATGATGAGGCTCATTCTGTAGATGAACAGAGAGAAATCATTATTGGTCACTCTCGGCAAAATCGGTTGCTGTTAATTGCTTTTACTGAGCGATCTGGTAATGTCCGTATCATCAGTGCCCGTCTAGCTACTCGCAATGAGCGTGAGGATTATGAGCAAAACGCCCTCTGA
- a CDS encoding aldo/keto reductase, which translates to MSELCLGAMTFGEDWDWGANEATSRAIFDAFAEAGGNFIDTANIYTNGTSEKMLGDFIKSERDRFVIATKYTVMMNPNDPNSSGNQRKNLMRSLEASLKRLNTDYIDLYWVHMWDTVTPVEEMMRALDDAVRSGKVMYVGISDAPAWVISRAQTLAELKNMTPFSAIQLEYNLVERTVERELLPMAEDLNLSILDWSPLGGGVLTGKYLNANSGQDNRLNKAEYFQQYTVERAMQIAQVVVEVAEESGCSAAQVALAWIRQQSPRHIPIIGARNLEHLKDNLGCLDITLNQQQLARLNAASDIDLGFATKFLRRLQNLFLGAATESLDLSLHPTSEIILGRQ; encoded by the coding sequence GTGTCTGAACTCTGCCTTGGGGCAATGACATTTGGTGAAGATTGGGATTGGGGGGCGAATGAGGCAACCAGCCGCGCCATCTTTGATGCATTTGCCGAAGCCGGTGGAAATTTTATTGACACTGCCAATATTTACACCAATGGTACGAGTGAGAAGATGCTGGGTGACTTTATCAAGTCTGAGCGCGATCGCTTTGTCATTGCCACTAAATATACGGTCATGATGAATCCCAATGATCCAAACTCTAGCGGTAATCAGCGTAAAAACTTGATGCGATCGCTCGAAGCCAGCCTGAAGCGATTGAACACTGACTATATTGATCTCTATTGGGTACACATGTGGGATACAGTCACCCCAGTAGAAGAGATGATGCGGGCACTCGATGATGCAGTTCGATCGGGCAAGGTGATGTATGTTGGCATTTCAGATGCGCCTGCATGGGTTATCAGTCGTGCCCAAACCCTCGCCGAGCTAAAGAATATGACTCCATTTTCTGCAATTCAGCTTGAGTATAATTTGGTTGAGCGCACGGTCGAACGGGAATTATTGCCAATGGCGGAAGATTTGAATTTAAGTATATTGGATTGGTCTCCGTTGGGTGGTGGTGTGCTAACTGGAAAATACCTCAACGCTAATTCCGGTCAGGATAATCGGCTCAACAAAGCAGAATACTTCCAGCAGTACACCGTCGAACGCGCCATGCAAATTGCTCAAGTCGTGGTTGAGGTTGCAGAGGAATCCGGTTGTAGCGCTGCACAGGTCGCCCTTGCTTGGATTCGTCAGCAATCCCCTAGACATATCCCAATCATTGGAGCGCGTAACCTTGAGCACCTTAAGGACAATCTTGGTTGTCTTGATATCACATTGAATCAACAACAACTCGCTCGATTAAATGCAGCCAGCGATATCGATCTAGGATTTGCTACAAAGTTTCTTCGTCGCTTACAAAACTTGTTTTTGGGTGCTGCAACTGAGTCATTAGATTTAAGCCTACATCCAACATCAGAGATCATACTGGGTCGTCAATAA